In Streptomyces sp. NBC_00569, a single genomic region encodes these proteins:
- the tadA gene encoding tRNA adenosine(34) deaminase TadA, with protein sequence MPVPATVGYIPPVNTAEQAPDPVRDPWRQAMRLAVREARLAAEGGDVPVGAVVLAPDGTTVLASGHNEREATGDPTAHAEVLAIRRAAAALGEWRLTGCTLVVTLEPCTMCAGALVQSRVDRVVYGARDEKAGAAGSLWDVVRDRRLNHRPEVIEGVLADECAQQLTSFFRDRQPGRRNTPRAGL encoded by the coding sequence ATGCCGGTGCCGGCCACGGTCGGCTACATTCCGCCCGTGAACACCGCAGAACAGGCACCGGACCCCGTACGCGACCCCTGGCGGCAGGCCATGCGCCTCGCCGTCCGGGAGGCGCGGCTCGCCGCCGAGGGCGGTGACGTGCCCGTGGGGGCCGTCGTGCTCGCCCCGGACGGCACGACGGTGCTCGCCTCGGGGCACAACGAGCGCGAGGCGACCGGGGACCCGACCGCGCACGCGGAGGTGCTCGCGATCCGGCGGGCGGCCGCGGCGCTCGGGGAGTGGCGGCTCACGGGGTGCACGCTCGTCGTGACCCTGGAGCCGTGCACGATGTGCGCGGGCGCCCTCGTGCAGTCCCGGGTCGACCGGGTCGTCTACGGGGCGCGCGACGAGAAGGCCGGGGCGGCCGGGTCCCTGTGGGACGTCGTCCGCGACCGGCGCCTCAACCACCGCCCCGAAGTGATCGAGGGCGTGCTCGCGGACGAGTGCGCGCAGCAGCTCACGTCCTTCTTCCGGGACCGCCAGCCGGGGCGCCGGAACACCCCGCGGGCGGGCCTGTGA
- a CDS encoding Dabb family protein, translated as MIRHLVLFKLNEGVERDEPRVVEGVRAFRALGGQIPELTFWECDWNITDRPIAYDFAINSAVEDTDALKRYIEHPAHQAGVAQWREFATWVIADYEF; from the coding sequence GTGATCCGCCATCTGGTCCTCTTCAAGCTCAACGAGGGCGTCGAGCGCGACGAGCCTCGCGTCGTCGAGGGCGTCAGGGCCTTCCGCGCACTCGGCGGGCAGATCCCGGAGCTGACGTTCTGGGAGTGCGACTGGAACATCACCGACCGCCCCATCGCGTACGACTTCGCCATCAACTCGGCGGTCGAGGACACCGATGCGCTCAAGCGGTACATCGAGCACCCGGCACACCAGGCGGGCGTCGCGCAGTGGCGCGAGTTCGCCACGTGGGTGATCGCGGACTACGAGTTCTAA
- a CDS encoding RNA polymerase sigma factor SigF, whose product MALTVPASTAPQAPPPAKSRGADTRALTQVLFAQLKDLLPGTPEHTTVRAALIEANLPLVRYAAARFRSRNEPMEDVVQVGTIGLINAIDRFDPERGVQFPTFAMPTVVGEIKRYFRDNVRTVHVPRRLHELWVQVTGATEDLTTAFGRTPTTAEIAERLRIAEDEVLACIEAGRSYHATSLEAAQEGDGMPGLLDRLGYEDPELDGVEHRDLVRHLLVQLPEREQRILLLRYYSNLTQSQISAELGVSQMHVSRLLARSFARLRSANRIEA is encoded by the coding sequence GTGGCGTTGACCGTGCCGGCCAGTACAGCGCCTCAAGCACCGCCGCCCGCGAAGAGCCGGGGCGCCGACACCCGCGCGCTCACCCAGGTCCTCTTCGCCCAGCTCAAGGATCTGCTGCCGGGGACTCCCGAGCACACCACGGTGCGTGCCGCCCTCATCGAGGCCAACCTCCCGCTCGTGCGGTACGCGGCGGCCCGCTTCCGCAGCCGCAACGAGCCGATGGAGGACGTCGTCCAGGTCGGCACGATCGGGCTCATCAACGCGATCGACCGCTTCGACCCCGAGCGGGGCGTGCAGTTCCCGACGTTCGCGATGCCGACCGTCGTCGGCGAGATCAAGCGTTACTTCCGCGACAACGTGCGCACGGTCCACGTGCCGCGCCGGCTCCATGAGTTGTGGGTGCAGGTGACCGGCGCGACCGAGGACCTCACCACGGCGTTCGGGCGCACCCCCACCACCGCGGAGATCGCCGAGCGCCTGCGCATCGCCGAGGACGAGGTCCTGGCCTGCATCGAGGCCGGGCGCTCGTACCACGCGACCTCGCTGGAGGCGGCCCAGGAGGGCGACGGGATGCCCGGCCTGCTCGACCGGCTCGGCTACGAGGACCCGGAGCTCGACGGCGTCGAACACCGCGATCTCGTACGGCATCTGCTCGTTCAGCTGCCCGAGCGTGAGCAGCGGATCCTGCTGCTGCGCTATTACAGCAATCTGACGCAGTCACAGATCAGCGCGGAATTGGGCGTTTCCCAGATGCATGTGTCAAGACTGCTGGCCAGAAGCTTCGCGCGGCTCAGGTCCGCAAACAGGATCGAAGCGTAA
- a CDS encoding tRNA adenosine deaminase-associated protein — MYFAALLARTEDGWEASDTELDDVEALSDLTDLAREASAGGAEDDTVLVFIEQEDAWFGVLRVDGEEDPRIYVSDAAAAARSSYGEILLTDELLGKDPDQDELDALDLDGTEDGEPEPADEDDAGDDDVAAATDEAVPVGPIGDRLILADLGVSERELLALDPNDALSEIAEVLGAAEVLETVR, encoded by the coding sequence GTGTACTTCGCCGCACTGCTCGCGCGCACCGAAGACGGGTGGGAAGCGAGCGATACAGAGCTCGACGACGTGGAGGCCCTGTCGGATCTGACCGACCTGGCCCGTGAAGCCTCGGCCGGCGGTGCCGAGGACGACACAGTGCTCGTCTTCATCGAACAGGAGGACGCCTGGTTCGGCGTCCTCCGTGTGGACGGCGAGGAGGATCCTCGTATCTACGTCTCCGACGCGGCAGCGGCCGCCCGGAGTTCGTACGGCGAGATCCTGCTCACCGACGAACTGCTCGGAAAGGATCCCGACCAGGACGAGCTGGATGCCCTGGACCTCGACGGGACCGAGGACGGCGAGCCCGAACCGGCCGACGAGGACGATGCCGGGGACGACGACGTGGCGGCCGCCACCGACGAGGCCGTGCCCGTGGGCCCGATCGGGGACCGGCTGATCCTCGCCGACCTCGGAGTCTCCGAGAGGGAGCTCCTCGCTCTCGACCCCAACGACGCCCTCAGCGAGATCGCCGAGGTCCTGGGAGCGGCGGAGGTCCTCGAAACGGTCCGATAG
- a CDS encoding recombinase family protein has protein sequence MSPARTSGDGAPVRILAALRISLDDDASTSIERQHEKLKSWLHRNPWARLVHATEDRSVSGSIDLKDRPELGPWLAEDKRDDWDAIWISTQDRLGRDDLHFMAFVKDVMDWKKGVFVEDDPSFDLTTETGRLIAYAKATQAAGELRKIRQRALDSRDYLRRNGMWAGGNLPFGYKPTPIQVGDKIHYKLVQEKAYAELLREVARRVLDGEPLRKIAADLNEREVLTWRDHERTLPALPGTKKRQREPQGIQWHPSTLSRQFQKLSCAGQLEYTDKETGTVRVAELDNGDPVMFTAEPIFTEAERTEILDKIGERASKPQRARSGVARLSGVGKCGTCGQRATVNRVTHKLKSGTKTYERYRCSSSTKASQCSEPGYIEKEQLEEFVNSALMLHLGDREEVKAVKTKGQDHTQELEQYRTRLVRIEKEDEEGWYDDDRESYFKKRRNILVRIKELESKPVIPDTVDYVPTGRTFRQKWEGMTTEEQREYLIEHNVMVGFWRSGVDPKERAAYIWFGDFIKAATAMGIPDDELPPYGFQVLNLTKEQERAALLRISQTQGAALERAYESAQAWRERQMERLANSE, from the coding sequence ATGTCACCTGCAAGAACTAGCGGAGACGGCGCCCCGGTCCGCATCCTGGCGGCCCTTCGTATCTCCCTGGACGACGACGCCAGCACGTCCATCGAGAGGCAGCACGAGAAACTGAAGAGCTGGCTTCACCGGAACCCGTGGGCGCGTCTGGTCCACGCCACGGAAGACCGGTCAGTGTCAGGCTCCATCGACCTGAAGGACCGCCCGGAGCTCGGCCCCTGGCTGGCCGAGGACAAGCGGGACGACTGGGATGCCATCTGGATCAGCACCCAGGACCGTCTAGGTCGTGATGACCTCCACTTCATGGCGTTCGTGAAAGACGTCATGGACTGGAAGAAGGGCGTGTTCGTCGAGGATGACCCTTCCTTCGACCTCACCACCGAGACGGGACGCCTGATCGCCTATGCCAAGGCCACCCAGGCGGCGGGAGAACTGCGGAAGATCCGCCAGCGCGCCCTGGACTCCCGTGACTACCTCCGACGCAACGGCATGTGGGCAGGGGGCAACCTGCCCTTCGGGTACAAGCCCACCCCGATCCAGGTCGGAGACAAGATCCACTACAAGCTGGTTCAGGAGAAGGCCTACGCCGAGCTGCTCCGAGAGGTGGCGCGCCGGGTCCTGGACGGTGAGCCACTACGGAAGATCGCCGCTGATCTGAACGAGCGGGAGGTCCTGACTTGGCGGGACCATGAGCGCACTCTTCCGGCGCTCCCAGGGACCAAGAAGAGGCAGAGGGAACCGCAGGGGATCCAGTGGCACCCATCGACCCTAAGCCGCCAATTCCAGAAGCTCTCTTGTGCAGGACAGCTTGAGTACACCGACAAGGAGACTGGCACGGTCCGGGTCGCCGAGTTGGACAACGGTGACCCCGTGATGTTCACGGCAGAACCGATCTTCACTGAGGCTGAGCGCACAGAGATCCTGGACAAGATCGGGGAGCGAGCCTCCAAGCCCCAGAGGGCCCGTAGCGGGGTGGCCCGGCTGAGCGGTGTGGGGAAGTGCGGGACCTGCGGTCAGAGGGCGACCGTCAACCGGGTGACCCACAAGCTCAAGAGCGGGACCAAGACCTACGAGAGGTACCGCTGCTCTTCCTCGACTAAGGCCAGCCAGTGCAGTGAGCCTGGGTACATCGAGAAAGAGCAATTGGAAGAGTTCGTAAACTCCGCACTGATGCTGCACCTGGGGGACCGCGAAGAAGTTAAAGCGGTCAAGACCAAGGGGCAGGATCACACGCAAGAATTGGAGCAGTACAGGACTCGTCTCGTCCGAATTGAGAAGGAAGACGAAGAGGGCTGGTACGACGACGACCGGGAATCGTACTTCAAGAAGCGCAGGAACATCCTGGTCCGAATCAAGGAACTTGAGAGCAAGCCGGTAATCCCGGATACCGTCGACTACGTTCCTACCGGCCGTACCTTCCGCCAGAAGTGGGAAGGTATGACGACCGAGGAGCAGCGGGAATACCTGATAGAGCACAACGTGATGGTTGGGTTCTGGCGCTCAGGAGTCGACCCGAAGGAGCGGGCTGCCTACATCTGGTTCGGTGACTTCATCAAGGCTGCTACGGCTATGGGAATCCCGGACGATGAACTTCCGCCTTACGGGTTCCAGGTACTCAACCTGACCAAGGAGCAGGAGAGGGCTGCACTCCTGAGGATCTCCCAAACGCAGGGCGCCGCACTTGAGCGGGCCTACGAGTCAGCGCAGGCATGGAGGGAGCGACAGATGGAGAGACTGGCAAACTCTGAATAA
- a CDS encoding RNA polymerase sigma factor SigF — MSADQGSSKVLTLSKSASAPDVLHSSPVSGASEAIDTRTLSRSLFLRLAALDENSPERAYVRDTLIELNLPLVRYAAARFRSRNEPMEDIVQVGTIGLIKAIDRFDCERGVEFPTFAMPTVVGEIKRFFRDTSWSVRVPRRLQELRLALTKASDELAQKLDRSPTVPELAAVLGVSEDDVVDGLAVGNAYTASSLDSPAPEDDGGEGSLADRLGYEDTALEGVEYRESLKPLLAKLPPRERRIIMLRFFANMTQSQIGEEVGISQMHVSRLLTRTLSQLREGLIAD, encoded by the coding sequence ATGTCCGCAGACCAGGGCAGCTCGAAGGTGCTCACGCTCAGCAAGAGCGCGTCCGCGCCCGACGTGCTTCACAGCTCGCCTGTATCCGGGGCTTCCGAAGCCATCGACACCCGCACCCTGTCCCGCTCCCTCTTCCTGCGGCTCGCCGCACTCGACGAGAACAGCCCCGAGCGTGCCTACGTGCGGGACACCCTCATCGAGCTGAACCTCCCGCTGGTCCGGTACGCGGCGGCGCGCTTCCGCAGCCGTAACGAACCGATGGAGGACATCGTCCAGGTCGGCACGATCGGCCTGATCAAGGCGATCGACCGCTTCGACTGCGAACGCGGCGTGGAATTCCCGACGTTCGCGATGCCGACCGTCGTCGGCGAGATCAAGCGCTTCTTCCGCGACACGTCCTGGTCGGTGCGGGTGCCGCGCCGCCTCCAGGAGCTGCGGCTCGCGCTGACCAAGGCGAGCGACGAGCTGGCCCAGAAGCTGGACCGCTCGCCGACCGTGCCCGAGCTGGCCGCGGTGCTCGGCGTCTCCGAGGACGACGTGGTCGACGGGCTCGCGGTGGGCAACGCCTACACCGCCTCCTCCCTCGACTCCCCGGCGCCCGAGGACGACGGCGGCGAGGGCTCGCTCGCGGACCGCCTCGGCTACGAGGACACGGCCCTGGAAGGCGTGGAGTACCGCGAGTCGCTCAAGCCGCTGCTCGCCAAGCTTCCGCCGCGCGAGCGCCGCATCATCATGCTGCGCTTCTTCGCGAACATGACGCAGTCGCAGATCGGCGAGGAGGTCGGCATCTCGCAGATGCATGTGTCGCGCCTGCTCACGCGGACCCTGTCGCAGCTCCGGGAAGGCCTGATCGCCGACTGA